In a single window of the Orbaceae bacterium lpD04 genome:
- a CDS encoding LysR family transcriptional regulator produces MNLKNLDDLVVFLKVVDCKNFSIAARNLNIAPTTVSKQILRLEKALNCTLFERNTRNLKITYEGTAIVELARTAISLLEEVDEVANAGSKELTGSIKISAPIAFGSKYLTYDIAKFRQQNPHVAFELQLTDHIIDLYDKDIDLAIRIGHLADSRLIAKKVAASSRILVASPHYLEKYGTPTLPSQLSQHNCLIFSYPGVIHNQWQLNNKQQSILVEVTGNLCSDNGYVLDAWCSAGLGIALRETWAIADDLKTKRLIRVLPKWQEPLTPINIVRAKREPVPRRISDFSDFLYRQWQGATWNCKSI; encoded by the coding sequence ATGAACTTAAAAAACTTAGATGACCTTGTCGTTTTTTTAAAAGTTGTAGACTGCAAAAATTTTTCTATTGCAGCTAGAAACTTAAATATTGCACCAACTACAGTAAGCAAACAGATCCTAAGGCTTGAAAAAGCGCTTAATTGCACGCTTTTTGAACGAAACACTCGGAATCTTAAAATAACTTATGAAGGTACAGCGATTGTCGAGCTTGCGAGAACTGCAATAAGTTTGTTAGAGGAGGTTGATGAGGTAGCTAACGCTGGCAGCAAAGAACTTACTGGAAGTATAAAAATTTCAGCACCAATTGCTTTTGGAAGTAAATACCTTACCTATGACATCGCGAAATTTAGACAGCAAAATCCACACGTAGCATTTGAACTACAACTGACCGACCATATTATAGACCTCTATGATAAAGACATTGATCTGGCTATAAGGATTGGTCATTTAGCTGATTCCCGGCTTATTGCTAAAAAAGTAGCCGCGAGTTCCCGAATTTTGGTCGCTTCTCCTCACTACCTTGAAAAATATGGTACACCAACACTTCCCTCACAATTAAGTCAGCATAATTGCCTGATTTTTAGTTATCCGGGAGTTATTCATAACCAATGGCAACTTAATAATAAACAACAATCAATACTTGTTGAAGTAACTGGTAACCTATGCTCTGATAATGGTTATGTCCTTGATGCTTGGTGCTCGGCGGGGCTTGGAATAGCTTTAAGAGAAACATGGGCAATAGCCGACGACTTAAAAACAAAAAGGTTAATACGAGTCTTGCCAAAGTGGCAAGAACCATTAACCCCAATTAATATTGTTAGAGCGAAAAGAGAACCAGTACCTCGGCGAATTAGTGATTTTAGTGACTTTTTGTATCGACAATGGCAAGGGGCGACATGGAATTGCAAAAGTATATAA
- a CDS encoding FxsA family protein, which produces MRWLFLVLLFLYVYIEISLFVAVANSIGVLLALICIIATSVIGLSLVKSQGLKNLALIQQKMANNENPNDELVKSVSLLLAGLLLSIPGFFTDILGALLLLSPIQRFLVKRIVPKMSIKTYQSNSPNNNHNNEVIEGQFTHKNDE; this is translated from the coding sequence ATGCGTTGGTTATTTTTAGTGCTATTGTTTTTATATGTTTACATTGAAATTAGTCTTTTTGTTGCTGTAGCAAACTCGATTGGCGTTTTATTAGCACTAATTTGTATTATTGCAACCTCAGTCATTGGTTTATCATTAGTTAAATCACAAGGCTTAAAGAATTTAGCATTGATACAGCAAAAAATGGCTAATAATGAAAATCCAAATGATGAGTTAGTAAAAAGTGTTTCACTACTATTAGCAGGATTGTTATTATCAATTCCTGGCTTTTTTACTGATATCTTAGGGGCACTTTTATTACTATCGCCTATTCAACGTTTTTTAGTCAAACGAATTGTCCCGAAAATGAGCATAAAAACTTATCAATCAAATTCACCCAATAATAACCATAATAATGAGGTGATTGAAGGCCAATTCACTCATAAAAATGATGAATAA
- a CDS encoding MFS transporter, whose amino-acid sequence MPFVIFIFSLCTFSIGFTEFVTIGLVANIAQDLNTPVTHAAMAVTIYALGVVIGAPVLTALTTHWSRKQVLVIAMLIFTLGNFAIVFVEQLMFLLVARFFSGLAHGVLLAVTSGVAIRLVPNQKTGSALALVFGGLTIAMSIGVPIGTWLGTLLTWQMIFLVIAGFSSMGVLGLVLFMPSKLDDSTKISITRSGHLKVLLNVKLLAGASVTILAYAGSFTLYSYISPLLLTVTIIKPDELGIIMLTYGIGATIGNVLGGYFTDKWGIYKAVLVVLIMLTSILACIGLLQYDWFLMLLLTALLGLATYAAIPPLQGRLMKLAVLYAPQSLDVVSGMNIASFNTGIVLGSIVGVFTINNLGIIYLAWVGMAISLLAVFALLWQFYSFNQPCRKSRQISSL is encoded by the coding sequence ATGCCCTTTGTTATTTTTATTTTTTCTTTATGTACCTTTTCGATAGGATTTACCGAGTTTGTTACAATTGGTTTAGTTGCTAATATTGCTCAAGATTTAAATACTCCAGTCACTCATGCTGCAATGGCTGTAACTATTTATGCATTGGGTGTTGTTATCGGTGCACCCGTATTAACGGCATTGACCACTCACTGGTCACGCAAGCAAGTTTTAGTTATTGCTATGCTAATTTTTACTTTAGGAAATTTTGCTATCGTTTTTGTTGAGCAGTTAATGTTTTTATTAGTCGCGCGTTTTTTTTCAGGCCTTGCTCATGGCGTATTATTAGCGGTTACATCTGGAGTAGCAATAAGGTTGGTGCCTAATCAAAAAACAGGGAGCGCTCTTGCTTTAGTATTTGGTGGTTTGACGATAGCGATGTCAATAGGCGTCCCTATCGGGACGTGGCTTGGCACTTTGCTTACATGGCAAATGATTTTTTTAGTGATTGCAGGATTTAGTAGTATGGGGGTGCTTGGATTAGTTTTATTTATGCCAAGTAAGTTAGATGACTCAACAAAAATATCGATAACTCGCTCGGGTCATTTAAAAGTATTGTTGAATGTGAAATTATTAGCTGGTGCTAGTGTTACAATATTAGCTTATGCAGGATCTTTTACCCTTTATAGTTATATTTCGCCATTATTGCTAACCGTCACTATCATTAAACCTGACGAGTTAGGCATAATAATGTTAACTTATGGTATCGGCGCGACGATTGGTAACGTTTTAGGTGGATATTTTACGGATAAATGGGGGATTTATAAAGCAGTATTAGTTGTATTAATAATGCTGACCAGCATACTTGCATGTATCGGATTATTGCAATACGATTGGTTTTTGATGTTATTATTAACTGCATTATTAGGCTTAGCGACTTATGCAGCTATTCCGCCATTACAAGGACGCCTAATGAAATTAGCCGTTCTTTATGCTCCGCAATCTTTAGATGTGGTATCAGGAATGAATATTGCGTCTTTCAATACCGGCATAGTATTAGGTTCTATAGTAGGAGTATTTACGATTAATAACCTAGGAATAATTTACCTAGCTTGGGTCGGGATGGCAATCTCATTACTAGCGGTTTTCGCTTTATTGTGGCAATTTTATTCATTCAATCAGCCTTGTCGAAAAAGTAGGCAAATATCATCGCTATAA
- a CDS encoding 5'/3'-nucleotidase SurE: MKKTLLSIAILSSLFCGSAFAEKMRILIVNDDGCESIGTTSLQDKLNAKGYDAWIVAPSINQSGVGTAVTFKPGYEFEVKKIGEKRYCFPGTPSDSVDFGLTALMKDNPPDLVISGVNDGGNTGGAQLNSGTVSAAVRAVRSGYPAVSASIGASFTKLSDDQGGLLNEASQNVKRYWPDSINYVVELVDKMQVNKDKNKPILPPGTGLGLNYPAVPKNEIKGIKFIENEPFPKPQYIFEILPNGNAVQKIDFTLMQPSDDNTATAWLNHKYIIYSIFKGNWNDMSTQAEYEMIFNQD; this comes from the coding sequence ATGAAAAAAACACTCCTCTCGATCGCTATTTTATCTAGCTTATTTTGTGGCTCTGCATTTGCCGAAAAAATGAGGATCTTAATTGTTAATGATGATGGCTGTGAGTCTATTGGCACAACATCGTTACAAGATAAATTAAACGCTAAAGGTTACGATGCTTGGATTGTTGCACCATCAATAAATCAAAGCGGCGTTGGCACAGCGGTCACATTTAAACCCGGCTATGAATTTGAAGTAAAAAAAATAGGTGAAAAGCGGTATTGTTTCCCTGGCACACCTTCTGATTCTGTCGATTTTGGTCTAACTGCATTAATGAAAGATAATCCACCTGATCTAGTTATTTCCGGCGTCAATGATGGTGGCAATACGGGCGGAGCGCAACTTAATTCAGGAACCGTGAGCGCCGCGGTAAGAGCTGTTCGCTCTGGTTACCCAGCTGTATCTGCAAGTATAGGCGCATCATTTACTAAATTGTCAGATGATCAAGGCGGCCTACTAAATGAAGCAAGCCAAAATGTAAAACGGTATTGGCCAGATTCGATAAACTACGTGGTTGAACTTGTTGATAAGATGCAGGTAAATAAAGATAAGAATAAACCGATTTTACCGCCAGGAACGGGCCTTGGGCTGAATTATCCCGCAGTCCCTAAAAACGAGATCAAAGGCATAAAATTTATTGAAAATGAACCGTTCCCTAAACCACAATATATCTTTGAAATTTTACCAAACGGTAATGCTGTCCAAAAAATCGATTTTACCTTAATGCAGCCTAGCGATGATAATACCGCAACAGCGTGGTTAAACCATAAATATATTATCTACAGCATCTTTAAAGGTAACTGGAATGATATGTCGACTCAAGCGGAATATGAGATGATTTTTAATCAAGATTAG
- a CDS encoding co-chaperone GroES: MKIRPLHDRVIIKRKESESKSAGGIVLTGSAAGKSTRGEVLAVGNGRILENGHVQPLDVKVGDIVIFNEGYGVKTEKIDNEDVLILSESDILAIVQA; encoded by the coding sequence ATGAAAATTCGTCCATTGCATGATCGTGTGATCATCAAACGTAAAGAAAGTGAATCAAAATCAGCTGGCGGGATTGTATTAACGGGATCTGCTGCAGGTAAATCTACTCGTGGTGAAGTCTTAGCTGTTGGGAATGGTCGTATTTTAGAAAATGGTCATGTACAACCATTAGATGTCAAAGTTGGGGATATTGTTATTTTCAATGAAGGTTATGGCGTTAAAACTGAAAAAATTGATAATGAAGACGTTTTGATCCTATCTGAAAGCGATATTTTAGCAATTGTTCAGGCATAA
- the rlmA gene encoding 23S rRNA (guanine(745)-N(1))-methyltransferase — MSYQCPLCQTPLALSHRTWRCINNHSFDIAKDDYVNLMPVQHKHSKEPGDNQDMMQARRHFLDAGYYQPLRDAVYDLFQQHISINTAALLDIGCGEGYYTGGIMQYLKPSCPDLMVYGLDIAKGAVRSAAKRYKETHFCVASSYRLPFTDHSLDGALRIYAPCQDTELARVIKSSGILITVTPAPHHLEQLKALIYPNVKLHNEAIEQITGFTLQKQQRLSYQMALDCEQRLNLLKMTPFGWRANEEVIQKLIELTDFICDADFYICLYRKE; from the coding sequence ATGAGTTACCAATGTCCGCTATGCCAAACACCATTAGCCTTATCTCATCGTACTTGGCGTTGTATCAATAATCATTCGTTTGATATCGCTAAAGATGATTATGTTAATTTGATGCCAGTTCAACATAAACATTCTAAAGAACCTGGCGATAACCAAGATATGATGCAAGCTCGTCGTCATTTTTTAGATGCGGGGTATTATCAACCATTAAGAGATGCCGTTTACGATCTGTTTCAGCAACATATCTCAATAAATACAGCCGCTTTGTTAGATATTGGCTGTGGTGAAGGTTATTACACTGGCGGAATTATGCAGTACTTGAAACCATCATGTCCAGACTTGATGGTTTATGGTTTAGATATTGCTAAAGGGGCCGTTCGATCTGCGGCTAAACGTTATAAAGAGACTCATTTTTGTGTCGCATCAAGCTATCGTCTGCCTTTTACCGATCATTCTCTAGATGGTGCACTGCGTATTTATGCGCCATGTCAAGATACCGAGCTTGCGCGCGTAATTAAAAGCAGCGGAATATTAATTACTGTAACGCCAGCACCTCATCATCTTGAGCAGCTTAAAGCATTGATTTACCCTAATGTAAAATTACATAATGAGGCGATTGAACAAATTACCGGGTTTACCCTGCAAAAGCAACAACGGCTATCTTATCAGATGGCTCTTGACTGCGAACAGCGGCTTAATCTATTGAAAATGACCCCCTTTGGATGGCGCGCGAATGAAGAGGTAATACAAAAACTTATTGAGCTTACTGATTTTATCTGCGACGCTGATTTTTATATTTGTTTATATCGAAAAGAGTAA